In Camelus ferus isolate YT-003-E chromosome 10, BCGSAC_Cfer_1.0, whole genome shotgun sequence, the following proteins share a genomic window:
- the LOC102517702 gene encoding folate receptor alpha-like has product MAGQIIQLLLLALVAAAWGAPSKTPQARKDLLNVCMNAKHHKPKPGPEEELYGQCSPWRKNSCCSVNTSLEAHKDISYLYRFNWDHCGKMEPSCKRHFIQDTCLYECSPNLGPWIQEVNQSWRKERILNVPLCKEDCETWWNDCRTSYTCKTNWHKGWNWTSGYNQCPVKAACHRFDFYFPTPADLCNEIWSHSFKVSNYGRGSGRCIQMWFDSNQGNPNEEVARFYAAETKNDVPPPQGIGSFLLDLTQMLQLWLHS; this is encoded by the exons ATGGCCGGGCAGATAATACAGTTGCTGCTTCTGGCTTTGGTGGCTGCTGCATGGGGTGCCCCGTCAAAGACACCCCAGGCCAGGAAGGACCTGCTCAACGTCTGCATGAATGCCAAGCACCACAAGCCAAAGCCAGGTCCGGAGGAGGAGCTATATGGCCAG TGCAGTCCCTGGAGGAAGAACTCCTGCTGCTCTGTCAACACCAGCCTGGAAGCCCATAAGGATATTTCCTACCTGTACAGATTCAACTGGGACCACTGTGGCAAGATGGAGCCCTCTTGCAAGCGTCACTTCATCCAGGACACCTGTCTCTACGAATGCTCACCCAATCTGGGGCCCTGGATCCAGGAG GTGAACCAGAGTTGGCGCAAAGAGCGGATCCTGAATGTGCCCCTGTGCAAAGAGGACTGTGAGACCTGGTGGAATGACTGCCGCACCTCCTACACCTGCAAGACCAACTGGCATAAGGGCTGGAACTGGACCTCAG GGTACAACCAGTGCCCTGTGAAAGCAGCCTGCCACCGCTTTGACTTCTACTTCCCCACACCTGCTGATCTGTGCAATGAAATCTGGAGTCACTCCTTCAAAGTGAGCAACTATGGCCGGGGCAGTGGCCGCTGCATCCAGATGTGGTTCGACTCCAACCAGGGCAACCCCAACGAGGAGGTGGCAAGATTCTATGCTGCTGAGACCAAGAATGatgtgcccccaccccaggggattGGGTCTTTCCTGCTCGATCTGACCCAAATGCTGCAACTCTGGCTCCATAGCTGA